One Streptomyces hundungensis DNA segment encodes these proteins:
- a CDS encoding FG-GAP-like repeat-containing protein, giving the protein MFRSTRRGIVYVLTTALLTTVGVADAAWARSTTGRGAPGAVVSAPIRTDKDLPKPPKAMTLAQRRAQMQASQGSDSPMREFVRPKAPKLPAVPAPKPDKPLKNGPAAAPTSGSVSRAAAAVPNPDWVSAYASAYPGMLSIGGQTKFSSVTASSVSGLWLYVMDEQKNPVLQQEIKRATDDPSGKYLENGAWCYGWWASNAYPADQCFWWSSSLLGGHLQDGKKYYAWIFLMGADGSSSPGGTTSPLVEAFYTPDIPGTQAGLCSCYGQAYRADPVNTATGMFYDRSTDASLVGVGTPFSMDRAYRSNSADAGLLGRGWSTPFDSRLTIAAGSTATLREADGAQVVFKEQAGGTYAGPGGSSLQLTKTGTTYTVTSPDRTRRTYSTAGQLTSLTDGSGQGLTLAYSSGRLASVKDAAGRTVLFTLDTAGLLTEVSLPDGTSVGYGYTGGLLTSVTDQAGKEATYTYDANKRVATATGRGGGKVTNTYDASGRVASQTDGSGKVSTFTWENQRESHATDPNGGVWTDVYSGNVLLESVNPYGKKVSYSYDRNLHPVSITDAAGNTTEMTYDAAGRMTTRKSPSSAALTESWTYDTAGNIASHTDSRGKTSTYVYDTANRVTSSTDPAGGKVTYTYSPLGALASVTTPRGNTTSYAYDGSGNRTSVTTPLGEKSTFRYDNAGRVTAITDPRGNVANADPNAFTTAYSYDERGLLTSVTDPLGHTTAYGYDPAGRLTSAKDPANRTTTYTYDSSGHLTGMTDPAGKAQTRTYDANGNLASATDALGNKTTYAYDKANRLISTVSPRGNVSGANAAAFTASYGYDANGNRTTVTDPSGAVTTTAYDALGRAISTTNALGQVRRTSYDGNDNVLTSTDPLGKVTRHTYTDTGLLASSTDPLGKVTSFGYDADGNRTSQTSPLSFKGTWSYDADGRLASEVEPRGNATGADPAQFTTSYTYDPTGNQTKATNPLGKTSSTTYDSANRAASATDELGRTTKTDYDELGRISKVTGPDGAATNYTYNTAGDLTTRTDPNGRTTTYGYDDAGRQTSVTDPLGRQKTFGYDADGNRNRITNARGVTATSTIDARGLPTAVSYGDPTPQVSATYDALGRRKTVTDATGTRTLAYDDAGRLTNVTPSAGKGAYSYTYDDAGQLTSRGIDYTAPQQLDWSGATRTTSGDLNGDGFTDVIRADATNGIRTFLGRSDGTFATGATLAGSGSGFQQMFTVEYTGDGKLDLLAIDKVTGHLLRYDGDGKGGFAAPYDLGAGWGPMTLVQGDFNKDGKQDFLAVSATANHLYFYPGSGGGGFGSRVDLGQGWANYRLIPIEFNGDGKLDVLAIDPSDGHLYLYPGNGSGGLGSRADLGGGWGAMQLVPGEFNNDGKPDFLAVDTANHRLRFYPGSGTGGFGAYVLQPDDWTSYGTPSVGRFGSTTTQGVVAPDTGNRLRKWNGDGKGVLTGAAVATGPSTGTKVTYGYDADGRRTSQSGSAGTLAYAYDPANHLTSSTLPAANGHVEDRAYDNAGRLTSVTNSKAGSALAGWQLTLDDAGRTTRTAVTRAGQAPSYQYYTYDSADRLLTDCASTAQAASCPDVADATTYTYDSVGNRKTQAKGGTTTTYSYDGADQLTATAAGSTNRTFAYDADGNQTSDGVNTFGYDAKNQLTSVTAGADTFTFAYDANGYRTKASKGTTALRTTSWDPNGPLATIGAEYDASGAMTAEYQYNPLGQPQTETVGGSGYYLHHDQIGSVTDVTDTAGAQRTRYTYSAFGEATKTDVAANPPPNPFTYTGAYTEPTTNSAGYYLRARNYDPSTGRLTAADPAPLPAGTPYISAYAYANNSPTQYTDPTGRTPDDPNDDHVESFGEGLKEFGKGFVQGLKMPFEFVGDIYDAFTGKNGGAGGFLDKYLPIRPAYRLYRAAEMFRDQGCEALYDVYSKVAADLTGQIAVTGLSGLRGWQRDAVRPPVRGHDTPTVGKGVGPAGKRIPGGRPDGQAVIAGHGVYVRGTGDTTMPSGTWGYFYVEDGVRLRQSVGLAIEKGEKVKPTEIVGPGKSLPNYTVKPGADLEMMSGSITVSKDTLLSDVLKPNMGPVHIAICREHCDPRR; this is encoded by the coding sequence ATGTTCAGATCCACACGTCGCGGGATCGTCTACGTCCTGACCACGGCACTGTTGACCACGGTGGGGGTCGCTGACGCCGCTTGGGCACGGTCGACGACCGGCCGGGGCGCGCCGGGCGCGGTTGTCTCGGCGCCGATCCGTACCGACAAGGACTTGCCCAAGCCGCCCAAGGCAATGACCTTGGCGCAGCGCAGGGCGCAGATGCAGGCCTCACAAGGCAGCGACTCGCCCATGCGCGAGTTCGTTCGTCCCAAGGCACCGAAGCTGCCCGCAGTACCGGCGCCCAAGCCGGACAAGCCGCTGAAGAACGGTCCCGCTGCGGCGCCCACTTCGGGTTCGGTGTCGCGTGCGGCGGCCGCGGTGCCCAACCCGGACTGGGTCTCCGCCTATGCGAGCGCCTATCCGGGAATGCTGTCGATCGGTGGACAGACGAAGTTCTCATCCGTCACCGCGTCGTCCGTTTCGGGCTTGTGGCTCTACGTCATGGACGAGCAGAAGAACCCGGTGCTCCAGCAGGAGATCAAGCGCGCGACCGATGACCCGTCGGGTAAGTACCTGGAGAACGGGGCTTGGTGCTACGGCTGGTGGGCGTCGAACGCGTACCCCGCTGACCAGTGCTTCTGGTGGAGTTCATCCCTGCTGGGCGGGCACCTTCAGGACGGCAAGAAGTACTACGCCTGGATCTTCCTGATGGGCGCGGACGGTTCGTCGAGCCCCGGTGGCACGACCTCGCCCCTCGTCGAGGCGTTCTACACGCCGGACATTCCTGGGACGCAGGCCGGGCTGTGCAGTTGCTATGGGCAGGCGTACCGCGCGGATCCGGTCAACACCGCCACCGGCATGTTCTACGACCGGAGCACGGACGCGTCTCTCGTCGGGGTCGGCACGCCCTTCTCCATGGACCGGGCCTACCGGTCGAACTCGGCCGACGCCGGGCTCCTGGGCCGGGGCTGGTCGACTCCATTCGACTCCAGGCTGACGATCGCCGCAGGCAGTACGGCAACACTGCGCGAGGCTGACGGCGCGCAGGTGGTGTTCAAAGAGCAGGCGGGCGGAACATACGCCGGCCCGGGCGGATCCTCGCTCCAGCTCACCAAGACGGGGACGACGTACACCGTCACGAGTCCCGACCGTACCCGGCGCACATACAGCACAGCGGGCCAGTTGACCTCCCTCACCGACGGGAGTGGACAGGGCCTTACGCTGGCCTACTCCTCCGGCCGTCTCGCCTCGGTGAAGGACGCCGCCGGACGCACCGTGCTGTTCACGCTCGACACGGCAGGCCTGTTGACGGAGGTCTCCCTGCCCGACGGGACGTCGGTCGGCTACGGATACACCGGCGGGCTGCTCACGTCCGTGACGGATCAGGCCGGCAAGGAAGCCACCTACACCTACGACGCGAACAAGAGGGTCGCCACCGCCACCGGGCGGGGTGGCGGCAAGGTCACGAACACCTATGACGCATCGGGCCGGGTCGCCTCCCAGACGGACGGTTCCGGCAAGGTGTCGACCTTCACCTGGGAGAATCAGCGGGAGTCCCACGCGACCGATCCGAACGGCGGCGTGTGGACCGACGTGTACTCAGGCAATGTCCTGCTGGAGAGCGTCAATCCGTACGGCAAGAAGGTCTCGTACAGCTACGACCGGAATCTGCACCCCGTCTCGATCACGGACGCGGCCGGCAACACCACCGAGATGACCTACGACGCCGCTGGTCGCATGACCACGCGGAAGTCCCCTTCCTCCGCCGCGCTGACGGAGAGCTGGACCTACGACACCGCGGGCAACATCGCCAGCCACACCGACAGCAGAGGCAAGACCTCGACGTACGTCTACGACACGGCGAACCGGGTCACCTCCAGCACTGACCCCGCCGGGGGCAAGGTCACCTACACCTATTCGCCCCTCGGCGCCCTGGCGAGCGTCACCACACCGCGGGGCAACACGACGAGCTACGCCTACGACGGCTCCGGCAACCGCACCTCGGTCACGACCCCCCTCGGCGAGAAGTCGACCTTCCGCTACGACAACGCCGGACGGGTCACCGCGATCACCGACCCCCGGGGCAACGTCGCGAACGCCGACCCGAACGCCTTCACCACGGCCTACAGCTATGACGAGCGCGGACTGCTCACCTCCGTGACGGACCCACTGGGACACACGACGGCCTACGGCTACGACCCCGCGGGGCGGCTCACCTCTGCGAAGGACCCGGCGAACCGCACCACCACGTACACGTACGACTCCTCCGGCCACCTCACCGGCATGACCGATCCGGCCGGTAAGGCCCAGACCCGCACCTACGACGCCAACGGCAACCTCGCCTCGGCCACGGACGCCCTGGGCAACAAGACCACCTACGCCTACGACAAGGCGAACCGGCTGATCAGTACGGTCTCGCCGCGGGGCAACGTGTCCGGAGCCAACGCGGCCGCCTTCACGGCGAGTTACGGCTACGACGCCAATGGCAACCGGACGACGGTGACGGATCCGTCAGGCGCCGTGACGACCACCGCGTACGACGCGCTGGGCCGGGCAATTTCGACCACCAATGCCCTGGGGCAGGTCAGGAGGACCTCGTACGACGGCAACGACAACGTCCTGACCTCCACAGACCCGCTCGGCAAGGTCACCCGCCACACCTACACGGACACCGGGCTGCTCGCATCCTCCACGGACCCGCTCGGCAAGGTCACCTCGTTCGGCTACGACGCGGACGGCAACCGCACCAGCCAGACAAGTCCGCTGAGCTTCAAGGGCACTTGGTCCTACGATGCCGACGGCCGCCTGGCCTCCGAGGTCGAACCCCGCGGCAACGCGACAGGGGCGGACCCGGCTCAATTCACCACCTCCTACACCTATGACCCCACGGGCAACCAGACCAAAGCAACCAACCCGCTGGGCAAGACCAGCAGTACCACGTACGACTCGGCGAACCGTGCGGCTTCCGCGACGGACGAGCTGGGGCGGACCACCAAGACCGACTACGACGAACTCGGACGGATCAGCAAGGTCACCGGTCCGGACGGCGCCGCGACCAACTACACCTACAACACGGCCGGCGACCTCACCACACGCACGGACCCCAACGGGCGCACCACCACCTACGGCTACGACGACGCGGGCCGTCAGACCTCCGTCACCGATCCACTCGGCCGCCAGAAGACCTTCGGCTACGACGCCGATGGCAACCGGAACCGGATCACCAACGCCCGCGGCGTGACCGCCACATCAACCATCGACGCGCGGGGGCTGCCCACCGCGGTCTCCTACGGCGACCCGACCCCCCAGGTATCGGCTACCTACGACGCCCTCGGCCGCCGCAAGACGGTCACCGACGCCACGGGCACCCGGACTCTGGCGTACGACGACGCCGGGCGCCTCACCAACGTGACCCCGAGCGCGGGCAAGGGCGCGTACAGCTACACCTACGACGACGCCGGACAGCTGACCTCCCGCGGCATCGACTACACCGCGCCCCAGCAACTCGACTGGAGCGGCGCCACCCGCACGACGTCCGGGGACCTCAACGGCGACGGATTCACGGACGTCATCCGCGCCGACGCCACCAACGGCATCCGCACGTTCCTCGGCCGCTCCGACGGCACCTTCGCGACGGGTGCCACTCTCGCGGGTTCGGGCAGTGGCTTCCAGCAGATGTTCACCGTGGAATACACCGGCGACGGCAAGCTCGACCTCCTCGCCATCGACAAGGTGACCGGCCATCTCCTGCGCTACGACGGCGACGGCAAGGGCGGCTTCGCCGCGCCGTACGACCTCGGTGCCGGCTGGGGACCGATGACTCTCGTCCAGGGTGACTTCAACAAGGACGGCAAGCAGGATTTCCTGGCCGTCAGCGCCACCGCCAACCACCTCTATTTCTATCCCGGGAGCGGTGGCGGAGGCTTCGGCTCACGCGTAGACCTCGGACAGGGCTGGGCCAACTACCGATTGATACCGATCGAGTTCAATGGCGACGGCAAACTCGACGTTCTGGCCATCGACCCCTCCGACGGCCACCTGTACCTGTACCCCGGCAACGGGTCGGGAGGCCTCGGCAGCCGTGCCGACCTCGGAGGCGGCTGGGGTGCGATGCAACTCGTACCCGGAGAATTCAACAACGACGGGAAGCCGGACTTCCTCGCCGTTGACACGGCCAACCACCGACTGCGTTTCTATCCGGGCAGCGGAACGGGCGGATTCGGCGCCTACGTCCTGCAACCGGACGACTGGACGTCCTACGGCACACCCAGCGTGGGCCGCTTCGGCTCCACCACCACGCAGGGCGTCGTCGCGCCGGACACCGGCAACCGCCTGCGCAAGTGGAACGGGGACGGCAAGGGCGTGCTGACGGGCGCCGCCGTCGCGACCGGCCCCTCCACCGGCACCAAGGTCACCTACGGATACGACGCGGACGGTCGGCGCACGAGCCAGTCGGGATCAGCCGGCACTCTCGCCTATGCCTACGACCCCGCGAACCACCTCACCAGCAGCACCCTTCCGGCTGCCAACGGCCACGTCGAGGACCGTGCCTATGACAACGCAGGCCGCCTGACCTCCGTCACCAACAGCAAGGCCGGCAGCGCCCTCGCGGGATGGCAGCTCACCCTCGACGACGCGGGTCGCACCACCAGGACCGCGGTCACCCGGGCAGGACAGGCCCCGAGCTACCAGTACTACACCTACGACAGCGCTGATCGGCTCCTCACGGATTGCGCGTCCACCGCGCAAGCTGCGTCCTGCCCCGACGTCGCGGATGCCACCACGTACACCTACGACTCCGTGGGCAACCGCAAGACCCAGGCCAAGGGCGGCACCACCACCACATACTCGTACGACGGTGCCGATCAGCTCACCGCGACGGCCGCCGGGTCGACCAACCGCACCTTCGCCTACGACGCGGACGGCAACCAGACCTCGGACGGGGTCAACACCTTCGGCTATGACGCCAAGAACCAGCTGACGTCGGTCACCGCCGGCGCCGACACCTTCACCTTCGCCTACGACGCGAACGGCTACCGGACCAAGGCGTCCAAGGGCACCACGGCGCTCCGCACCACCTCCTGGGACCCCAACGGCCCGCTCGCCACGATCGGCGCCGAGTACGACGCGAGCGGCGCGATGACCGCCGAGTACCAGTACAACCCCCTCGGACAGCCCCAGACCGAGACGGTGGGAGGCAGCGGCTACTACCTCCACCACGACCAGATCGGCTCCGTCACCGACGTGACGGACACCGCCGGCGCCCAACGCACCCGCTACACCTACTCCGCGTTCGGCGAGGCCACCAAGACAGACGTGGCCGCTAACCCGCCACCCAACCCCTTCACCTACACCGGCGCGTACACCGAGCCCACCACCAACAGCGCCGGCTACTACCTCCGCGCCCGCAACTACGACCCCAGCACCGGACGCCTCACAGCCGCCGATCCGGCGCCCCTCCCGGCCGGCACCCCCTACATCTCGGCGTACGCCTACGCCAACAACTCCCCGACCCAGTACACGGACCCCACCGGGCGGACCCCCGACGACCCCAATGACGACCACGTCGAGTCCTTCGGCGAGGGGCTCAAGGAGTTCGGCAAGGGCTTCGTCCAGGGTCTCAAGATGCCCTTCGAGTTCGTCGGCGACATCTACGACGCCTTCACCGGCAAGAACGGAGGTGCCGGCGGCTTCCTCGACAAGTACCTGCCCATCCGCCCTGCCTACCGGCTCTACCGGGCGGCGGAGATGTTCCGCGACCAGGGGTGCGAGGCGCTCTACGACGTCTACAGCAAGGTCGCGGCGGACCTGACCGGCCAGATCGCCGTTACGGGGCTCAGCGGACTCCGTGGCTGGCAGCGTGACGCCGTGCGGCCCCCAGTGCGCGGGCACGACACCCCCACGGTCGGCAAGGGAGTTGGCCCAGCAGGCAAGAGGATCCCCGGAGGACGGCCGGACGGGCAGGCGGTCATCGCCGGCCACGGCGTGTACGTGCGCGGCACAGGCGACACCACGATGCCGAGCGGGACATGGGGATACTTCTACGTCGAGGACGGAGTTCGGCTCCGCCAATCGGTCGGCCTGGCCATCGAGAAGGGCGAGAAGGTGAAGCCGACGGAGATCGTTGGGCCCGGGAAATCGCTGCCCAACTACACGGTGAAGCCCGGTGCCGACCTGGAGATGATGTCCGGCTCCATCACCGTGAGCAAGGACACCCTGCTCAGCGATGTCCTCAAGCCGAACATGGGCCCGGTCCACATCGCAATCTGCCGTGAACACTGTGACCCTAGGCGCTAG
- a CDS encoding RICIN domain-containing protein → MNKHRFAQLAMVATAVPAVFVANSGVASAAGGQQAYWKNVATGKCLTYRAGINQPTRDVETSTPCSRTPVSSYRWLEEQASDGTWAMRTEDGRCLTSYGSAVYLEDCSADVNATNWYQRWWEVSSSRGWKLKSRMSGLYLDSNSDGGVYTHTENDGNYQLWK, encoded by the coding sequence ATGAACAAGCATCGCTTTGCTCAACTCGCGATGGTCGCTACGGCCGTGCCCGCCGTGTTCGTAGCGAACTCGGGAGTCGCTTCGGCGGCGGGCGGCCAGCAGGCGTACTGGAAGAACGTCGCGACGGGGAAGTGCCTGACGTACCGGGCTGGTATCAACCAGCCGACCAGGGATGTTGAGACGAGCACTCCTTGCAGCAGGACCCCGGTGTCGAGCTATCGCTGGCTCGAAGAGCAGGCGTCGGACGGCACTTGGGCCATGCGTACCGAGGACGGCCGGTGCCTGACCAGCTACGGCTCCGCTGTCTACCTGGAGGACTGCTCCGCCGACGTCAACGCGACCAACTGGTACCAGCGGTGGTGGGAGGTGTCCTCCTCCAGGGGGTGGAAGCTCAAGAGCCGCATGTCCGGGTTGTACCTCGACAGCAACAGCGACGGCGGCGTCTACACCCACACGGAGAACGACGGCAACTACCAGCTCTGGAAGTAA
- a CDS encoding MbtH family protein, with translation MTNPFDDESGRFVTLVNEEGQFSLWPAHLDIPGGWRADGPEGSRQECLDAIEGSWSDMRPASLVRAMEADAG, from the coding sequence ATGACTAATCCTTTCGACGATGAGTCGGGGCGGTTCGTGACGTTGGTGAACGAGGAGGGCCAGTTCTCGCTCTGGCCGGCACACCTCGACATACCGGGTGGGTGGCGGGCCGACGGCCCGGAGGGGTCGCGTCAGGAGTGTCTGGACGCGATCGAGGGATCCTGGAGTGACATGAGGCCCGCCAGTCTGGTCCGGGCGATGGAGGCCGACGCCGGGTAG